One window from the genome of Deltaproteobacteria bacterium encodes:
- a CDS encoding DNA-directed RNA polymerase subunit alpha, whose translation MERTFNYLVEPLAVQIKSIEENANVEQFIIQPLPKGYAVTLGNAIRRVLLSSIPGIAIVGAKIEGVMHEFSVLHGVKEDVLAIILNLKQVRFKALTDSFTEGEAFIEKKGGGELKAGDIAVSNDIEVINKTHHIAFLMEDSEIKMNLLLEKGVGYKPAKENVREEVGLIPIDAMFSPVKRVAYHAGKSTHRGFYDYDKLTLEVETDGTLAPKSAVSKAAYILEDYLSFFTRFVSTTGKKVEEEIEEETEINENLLKTVGELELSARAANCLKAQNIEHILELVQKTESELLDTRNFGKQSLKEIKDALNQLGLSLDMKIDEKTLSKIEQLEAERGEKDAS comes from the coding sequence ATGGAGCGAACATTTAATTATTTGGTAGAGCCTTTGGCTGTTCAAATAAAAAGTATTGAAGAGAATGCTAATGTAGAACAATTTATTATCCAGCCTCTTCCTAAAGGATATGCTGTAACTTTAGGGAATGCTATCAGGAGAGTTCTTCTTTCTTCTATCCCTGGTATTGCGATTGTAGGGGCAAAGATAGAAGGAGTAATGCATGAATTTAGCGTTTTGCATGGTGTAAAGGAAGATGTATTGGCTATTATATTGAATTTAAAGCAAGTGCGTTTTAAAGCATTGACAGATAGTTTTACAGAGGGTGAGGCTTTTATTGAAAAAAAAGGAGGCGGAGAACTGAAGGCTGGTGATATTGCTGTATCTAACGATATAGAGGTAATAAATAAGACTCATCATATTGCTTTTCTAATGGAAGACAGTGAAATTAAAATGAACCTTCTTTTAGAAAAGGGCGTGGGATATAAACCAGCCAAAGAAAATGTTAGGGAAGAAGTGGGATTAATTCCTATAGACGCTATGTTTTCGCCTGTAAAACGTGTTGCTTATCATGCCGGGAAAAGTACGCATCGTGGTTTTTATGATTATGATAAACTTACTTTAGAGGTAGAAACAGATGGGACATTAGCTCCAAAAAGTGCAGTAAGCAAGGCGGCGTATATTTTAGAAGATTATCTTAGTTTTTTTACGCGATTCGTTTCCACAACGGGAAAAAAAGTCGAAGAGGAAATAGAAGAAGAGACAGAGATTAATGAAAATTTATTAAAAACAGTGGGGGAATTGGAGTTGAGCGCCCGTGCAGCAAATTGTTTAAAGGCTCAGAACATAGAGCACATTTTGGAATTGGTGCAAAAAACAGAGAGTGAGCTTTTGGACACGCGTAATTTTGGCAAACAATCGTTAAAGGAAATAAAAGATGCTTTGAATCAATTGGGATTGAGTTTAGACATGAAAATAGACGAGAAGACACTTTCAAAGATAGAACAATTAGAAGCAGAGAGGGGAGAAAAGGATGCGTCATAA
- the secY gene encoding preprotein translocase subunit SecY, whose amino-acid sequence MNSSSYENIFNVPELTNRLFFTLIMLVVFRLGAHIPAPGVDAHVLAQIFTQASGTVLGLFNMFSGDALSKFSIFSLGIMPYISAAIILELLTAVNPELARLKKSGEEGRRKISTYTRYGTVIISFVQATGISIGLQAMHGPGGAPVVIYSGVSFVVFASIMLTTGTMILMWIGEQITERGIGNGISLIIFAGIVARMPAAFGNTFRLVSAGEMSALVVLIILILALAVIAFVIYVELAQRRVPIQYPRRMVGKRMYGGQSSYLPIKVNVSGVIPPIFASSIILFPATLTTFLPIPAVRKIVDFFSPGSLIYSFVYIGLLFFFAYFYTAIVFNPKDVADNLKKNGGFTPGIRPGKATADYLDWILTRLTFVGGIYLSLICILPWLLMKRFNVPFYFGGTALLIVVQVGLDTIMQIESHLFMRSYSGFLKKKRV is encoded by the coding sequence ATGAATTCGTCATCTTATGAGAATATCTTCAATGTTCCCGAACTGACCAATCGTTTATTTTTCACTTTGATTATGCTCGTGGTGTTCAGACTCGGTGCTCATATTCCCGCTCCAGGAGTGGATGCGCATGTGCTGGCGCAGATCTTTACACAAGCCAGCGGCACAGTTCTTGGTTTATTCAATATGTTTTCCGGAGATGCGCTGAGTAAATTCAGTATATTTTCGCTGGGTATAATGCCTTACATTAGTGCAGCAATCATATTGGAGCTTTTAACTGCTGTAAATCCTGAACTTGCCAGATTAAAAAAAAGCGGAGAAGAAGGAAGGAGAAAGATATCTACTTATACCAGATATGGCACGGTGATCATATCCTTTGTTCAGGCTACGGGCATAAGTATTGGATTACAGGCAATGCATGGTCCTGGTGGTGCACCAGTTGTTATCTACAGCGGTGTTTCTTTTGTCGTTTTTGCATCTATTATGCTTACTACAGGCACCATGATTCTCATGTGGATAGGAGAACAGATTACGGAGAGAGGGATTGGTAATGGTATTTCGTTGATTATATTTGCAGGTATTGTAGCGCGTATGCCAGCAGCATTTGGTAACACATTTAGGTTGGTGAGTGCTGGTGAAATGTCGGCGTTAGTTGTTTTAATTATACTAATATTAGCACTGGCTGTTATTGCCTTTGTGATTTATGTGGAACTTGCCCAGAGAAGGGTACCCATCCAGTATCCGCGTAGGATGGTAGGTAAGAGAATGTATGGGGGGCAATCCAGTTATCTGCCTATAAAGGTCAATGTCTCTGGAGTTATTCCACCCATATTTGCCTCTTCTATCATCCTTTTTCCTGCAACTTTGACTACATTTTTGCCTATCCCTGCTGTTCGGAAAATAGTTGATTTTTTCTCGCCAGGGAGTCTTATTTACAGTTTTGTTTATATAGGACTTCTTTTCTTTTTTGCATATTTTTATACGGCGATTGTATTTAATCCAAAGGATGTAGCGGATAACTTGAAGAAAAATGGGGGCTTTACCCCAGGGATAAGACCAGGTAAAGCTACGGCAGACTATTTGGATTGGATACTTACCCGCCTTACTTTTGTGGGAGGTATTTATCTTTCCCTTATATGTATATTGCCGTGGCTTTTGATGAAGAGGTTTAATGTGCCGTTCTATTTTGGTGGTACGGCTTTACTCATTGTGGTCCAAGTGGGGTTGGATACTATTATGCAAATAGAATCTCACTTGTTTATGCGTAGTTATTCTGGTTTTTTAAAGAAAAAGAGGGTATGA
- the rpsM gene encoding 30S ribosomal protein S13, translating to MARIVGVELPKHKRMEIALTYIYGIGRSRAMEILKKVGISLDKHTDELKDDEITKLGKAIREYRVEGDLRRDISTDIKRLMDIGCYRGLRHRRGLPVRGQRTRTNARIRKGRRKTIGKG from the coding sequence GTGGCACGTATTGTGGGGGTAGAGCTGCCGAAACACAAGAGAATGGAAATAGCTCTTACATATATTTATGGTATTGGTAGATCTAGAGCGATGGAAATATTAAAAAAAGTAGGTATTAGCCTTGATAAACATACAGATGAGTTGAAAGATGATGAAATTACGAAATTAGGAAAAGCAATAAGAGAGTATAGGGTAGAAGGAGATTTGCGAAGGGATATATCTACAGACATCAAACGCTTGATGGATATAGGTTGTTATAGGGGGTTAAGGCATAGGAGAGGTTTGCCGGTTAGAGGACAAAGGACCAGAACCAATGCCCGAATAAGAAAAGGAAGAAGGAAAACTATTGGTAAGGGATAA
- the rpmJ gene encoding 50S ribosomal protein L36 produces MKVRSSVKPICSKCKVIKRKGVVRVICKNPKHKQKQG; encoded by the coding sequence ATGAAAGTAAGATCGTCGGTGAAGCCTATATGTAGTAAGTGTAAGGTGATAAAGAGAAAAGGCGTTGTAAGGGTTATTTGTAAGAATCCCAAACATAAACAAAAACAGGGTTAG
- the rplR gene encoding 50S ribosomal protein L18 yields the protein MLKVNDRNKMRNKRKLRIKEKVKGTVERPRLCVYKSLKHIYAQLIDDSEGRTLVCASTIDKDCKVRANNVEAAKGVGMMVAKRALENGIDTVVFDRNGYIYRGRIKALADAARKEGLNF from the coding sequence ATGCTGAAAGTTAATGATAGAAATAAAATGCGCAACAAGAGAAAATTGAGAATAAAAGAGAAGGTAAAAGGGACGGTAGAAAGACCGAGGTTGTGTGTATATAAAAGCTTGAAGCATATCTATGCTCAGCTTATTGATGATAGCGAAGGTCGCACACTTGTTTGTGCATCTACTATAGACAAAGATTGTAAAGTTAGGGCAAATAATGTAGAAGCTGCTAAAGGTGTGGGAATGATGGTTGCTAAAAGGGCTTTGGAAAATGGTATTGATACTGTTGTTTTTGATAGAAATGGTTATATTTACCGGGGGCGGATTAAGGCTTTAGCTGATGCGGCGAGAAAGGAAGGCTTAAACTTTTAG
- the map gene encoding type I methionyl aminopeptidase, giving the protein MVITKTEEEIKKMAIVNRMVAEVLCVLKEKAKEGVTTEYLNEIAEKEAKKRNARPAFKGYNGFPKALCTSINEGIVHGIPSRKVSLHKGDIVGLDFGLIFDDFYGDSAITVAIGKISDENKKLLKVTENALYAGIEQAKPGNFLLDISRSIEETVHREGFSVVRDFTGHGIGRNLHEDPEVLNYVPSFFSLKLPLVVGMTIAIEPMVNVGTYKVKIKKDGWTAVTADGKPSAHFEHTIAITENGPMILSIC; this is encoded by the coding sequence ATGGTCATAACTAAGACAGAAGAAGAGATAAAAAAAATGGCCATAGTAAATAGAATGGTAGCAGAGGTGTTGTGTGTATTAAAAGAAAAGGCAAAGGAAGGTGTTACTACAGAGTATTTGAATGAGATAGCGGAAAAAGAAGCAAAAAAAAGGAATGCTCGTCCTGCATTTAAAGGGTATAATGGTTTCCCTAAAGCGCTCTGCACTTCTATAAACGAGGGCATTGTACATGGCATACCATCGAGAAAAGTTAGTTTGCATAAAGGGGATATTGTTGGTTTGGATTTTGGTTTAATTTTTGACGATTTTTATGGAGATTCGGCGATTACCGTTGCGATAGGTAAAATTTCGGATGAGAATAAAAAGCTATTGAAGGTTACAGAAAATGCTCTATATGCGGGAATAGAACAGGCGAAGCCGGGCAACTTTCTGCTTGATATATCAAGGTCAATAGAGGAAACTGTTCATAGAGAGGGTTTTTCTGTGGTGAGAGATTTCACGGGGCATGGTATAGGTAGAAATTTACATGAGGACCCGGAGGTGCTAAATTATGTACCTTCATTTTTTTCTCTCAAATTGCCTCTTGTGGTAGGAATGACAATAGCGATAGAGCCGATGGTGAATGTAGGAACATATAAGGTTAAGATAAAGAAGGATGGTTGGACAGCGGTTACTGCGGATGGTAAACCATCTGCACATTTTGAGCATACAATTGCCATTACAGAGAATGGACCTATGATTTTAAGTATCTGTTGA
- the rplQ gene encoding 50S ribosomal protein L17, producing MRHKHGYRKLGVNTGHRKALLRSLARAIILNERITTTDARAKEMVRFVSGLVTLAKKETLSARRQALSILPHKKVVDRLFSEIGPRFADVNGGYLRCFKLGYRKGDGAPVSIVEFSKKKS from the coding sequence ATGCGTCATAAACATGGTTATAGAAAGCTGGGGGTAAACACAGGACACAGGAAAGCTTTACTGAGAAGTTTAGCCCGAGCTATAATATTAAACGAGCGCATTACAACCACAGATGCCAGGGCTAAAGAAATGGTGCGCTTTGTTAGTGGTTTGGTCACATTGGCTAAAAAAGAAACTCTGTCTGCGCGAAGGCAGGCTTTAAGCATTTTACCACATAAGAAAGTAGTGGATAGACTCTTTTCCGAGATTGGTCCCCGATTTGCAGATGTAAATGGTGGATATTTGCGCTGTTTTAAGTTGGGTTATCGTAAGGGCGATGGAGCTCCTGTATCCATAGTGGAATTTTCTAAGAAAAAATCTTAG
- the infA gene encoding translation initiation factor IF-1, producing MTKEKAIEVEGEVIESLPNAMFRVKLKQGHVILAHVRGKMRMHFIKILPGDRVRVEISPYSIDRGRIVYRFK from the coding sequence GTGACTAAAGAAAAAGCCATAGAGGTTGAAGGAGAGGTTATAGAATCGTTGCCCAATGCGATGTTTCGTGTAAAATTAAAGCAGGGTCATGTTATTTTGGCTCATGTACGCGGCAAGATGAGAATGCATTTTATAAAGATTTTGCCTGGGGATAGAGTAAGGGTAGAAATTTCCCCTTATAGCATCGATCGAGGGAGAATTGTATATAGATTTAAGTAG
- a CDS encoding NAD-binding protein, producing MKRIKNLLQDISQNRYFNITIIIIIIISLFSIIAYEGGIATAGLKIHYKTIEKCICIILCIEFLLRLWLSPTFKFRTITNILSFIPYYILPKPFSFLIIISRLIKITYHSHLFPGMKPVIKKRTTEAITLFIVILFVIFSFSIVIYLTEYKSNAQFKTIFDSLYWVIQTIPMLGYGDITPSTQTGKVVTIILVIIGVLILSIITSFITSLYMEYILKFKSLQEEKMKKEIKKLKNHHIICGFGRLGKNVAEELHKRDVSFVIIEKDKEKMENKGYKTICGDATEEETLKDANVGQASSIIILTSSDAENLYITMTARELSPNLNIISRASEEESKKRLIKAGANKIIYPYEISASRIAYIITSPKAAAFTLALRSTTEEFKIAEIDIEQNSAYDGVKIKDSQIREKFNIMIIGIVEKGKTHFNPSAQTRIKGNSTLICTGQEENIKQFCLSV from the coding sequence ATGAAAAGAATTAAGAATCTTCTTCAAGATATTTCACAAAACAGATATTTCAACATTACTATAATAATAATTATCATTATTTCTCTCTTCTCTATAATAGCCTATGAGGGAGGGATAGCTACAGCAGGCTTAAAGATTCATTATAAAACGATTGAAAAATGTATATGCATTATTCTTTGTATAGAGTTTCTCTTAAGACTATGGTTGTCTCCCACCTTTAAATTTAGAACAATAACAAACATTTTATCATTCATTCCCTACTACATTTTACCTAAACCTTTTTCTTTCTTAATTATTATAAGCAGATTAATTAAAATAACATACCATAGCCATTTGTTTCCAGGAATGAAACCTGTCATAAAGAAAAGAACAACTGAAGCTATAACTCTATTCATAGTAATTCTCTTTGTGATCTTTTCATTCTCCATAGTCATATACCTTACTGAATATAAATCCAATGCCCAGTTTAAAACCATATTTGATTCTCTATATTGGGTTATACAAACCATACCAATGCTTGGTTATGGAGATATTACCCCCTCTACCCAAACCGGCAAAGTTGTCACTATTATACTCGTTATAATTGGAGTTTTAATACTCTCCATCATTACCAGCTTTATAACATCATTGTATATGGAATATATACTTAAATTTAAAAGCCTGCAGGAGGAAAAAATGAAGAAAGAAATCAAAAAACTAAAGAATCATCATATAATCTGTGGCTTCGGGAGACTGGGGAAAAATGTAGCAGAAGAATTGCATAAAAGAGATGTATCCTTTGTTATAATAGAAAAAGATAAAGAGAAAATGGAAAATAAGGGATATAAAACGATTTGTGGCGATGCAACAGAAGAAGAAACATTAAAAGATGCCAATGTAGGGCAAGCTTCCAGTATAATTATCCTCACCTCTTCCGATGCAGAAAATCTCTACATCACAATGACTGCAAGAGAGTTAAGCCCAAACTTAAATATTATCAGCCGCGCATCTGAAGAAGAAAGCAAAAAAAGACTAATTAAAGCAGGGGCAAATAAGATAATCTATCCTTATGAGATAAGCGCTTCCCGCATCGCCTATATAATCACCTCCCCCAAAGCAGCAGCATTCACCTTAGCTTTAAGGTCTACAACCGAAGAATTTAAGATAGCAGAAATCGACATAGAACAAAACTCAGCTTATGATGGTGTAAAAATAAAAGATTCACAAATAAGAGAGAAATTTAACATTATGATTATAGGAATAGTGGAAAAAGGGAAAACTCATTTTAATCCTTCTGCCCAAACAAGAATAAAAGGGAATTCCACTCTTATCTGCACAGGGCAAGAAGAAAATATAAAGCAATTTTGTTTATCTGTCTAA
- the lspA gene encoding signal peptidase II, producing MWKSTYVAFYLIVFFFILDVISKILVAHFLGVTSCISVSGFLNIVYVENSGIAFGLFGTSPIFFKRILLSSVNIIVFTIVIVMLLKGRKISSITAVGLGLLGAGALGNLRDRLFFGYVTDFIDLHIGMHHYPAFNIADACITIGVLILIVHRLLKKSI from the coding sequence ATGTGGAAGAGTACCTATGTTGCCTTTTATTTAATAGTTTTCTTTTTTATTTTAGATGTAATATCTAAAATATTGGTGGCTCATTTTTTGGGCGTGACCAGTTGCATATCTGTTTCTGGCTTTCTGAATATAGTGTATGTAGAAAATAGTGGAATAGCATTTGGTCTGTTTGGCACCTCTCCTATCTTTTTTAAGAGAATTTTACTTTCTTCTGTGAATATTATCGTTTTTACTATTGTGATAGTTATGTTACTTAAAGGAAGAAAAATTTCATCTATAACTGCTGTGGGGTTGGGTTTATTAGGGGCTGGAGCATTGGGAAATTTAAGAGACAGGCTATTTTTTGGATATGTGACGGATTTTATTGATTTACATATTGGTATGCATCATTATCCGGCTTTTAATATTGCGGATGCTTGCATTACTATAGGTGTACTTATCTTAATTGTTCACAGGCTTTTAAAGAAGTCTATTTGA
- a CDS encoding adenylate kinase → MIVVLLGSPGVGKGTQGILISEYLHIPLVSTGDLLRNEVREQTDLGRTAKTFMDKGELVSDDLIIEMIKKRIKREDCAEGFILDGFPRTLSQAASLENMFLQGNLQLDVVFLFDVSEEEIVKRLTGRRVCEKCGTVYHVSYNPPLEEGICDKCGGSLIRRDDDNEETVRRRIEVYRDSTAPLINFYKKQDKLYTIDGTGKVERIFEKVKDILQGFNGHN, encoded by the coding sequence ATGATTGTTGTACTTTTAGGGTCGCCCGGTGTGGGTAAAGGGACACAAGGGATATTGATATCAGAGTATTTACATATTCCCTTGGTTTCTACGGGTGATTTGTTGAGAAATGAAGTAAGAGAACAAACAGATTTGGGGAGAACAGCGAAGACTTTCATGGATAAGGGAGAGCTTGTTTCTGATGACTTAATTATTGAGATGATAAAGAAAAGGATCAAAAGAGAGGATTGCGCAGAAGGGTTTATCTTAGATGGTTTTCCACGCACTTTGTCTCAAGCAGCGAGTCTTGAAAATATGTTTTTACAGGGTAATTTACAATTAGATGTGGTGTTTCTGTTTGATGTGTCGGAAGAGGAAATTGTTAAAAGACTTACGGGAAGAAGAGTATGTGAAAAGTGTGGAACAGTCTATCATGTGAGTTACAATCCGCCTCTTGAAGAAGGTATTTGCGATAAATGTGGAGGAAGTCTCATTAGAAGGGATGATGATAATGAGGAAACAGTAAGAAGGAGAATTGAGGTTTATCGGGACAGCACTGCTCCGCTGATAAACTTTTATAAAAAGCAGGATAAATTGTATACTATAGATGGAACGGGAAAGGTAGAGCGGATATTTGAAAAAGTGAAAGATATTTTGCAGGGGTTTAATGGTCATAACTAA
- the rpsE gene encoding 30S ribosomal protein S5, with translation MWEEKEFEEYLIKVGRVIKVVKGGRRFRFNALVAVGNKKGKVGIGMGKAKEVPEAIRKAVERAKRDMITVPLTEKATIPYQVIVRNGSGKVLLKPAPEGHGIIAGKAVRAVVEACGIKDVITKSLGSNNPHNLAHATIEALRVLRSPEEIFRNRYGEKHE, from the coding sequence ATGTGGGAAGAGAAAGAATTTGAGGAGTATTTAATAAAGGTAGGACGGGTAATAAAAGTAGTTAAGGGAGGAAGGAGATTTAGGTTTAACGCTTTAGTTGCGGTAGGGAACAAAAAAGGGAAAGTGGGTATAGGCATGGGTAAGGCGAAAGAAGTTCCTGAAGCTATAAGAAAAGCAGTAGAAAGGGCAAAGAGAGACATGATAACTGTTCCCTTAACGGAAAAGGCCACTATTCCTTATCAAGTTATAGTTAGAAATGGTTCAGGTAAGGTTTTATTGAAACCCGCTCCTGAAGGACATGGGATTATTGCTGGCAAGGCAGTAAGAGCAGTGGTGGAAGCTTGCGGGATTAAAGATGTTATCACCAAATCTTTGGGTTCGAATAATCCACATAATTTAGCGCATGCTACGATAGAAGCATTGAGAGTTCTGCGTTCTCCTGAGGAAATATTCAGGAATCGTTATGGGGAAAAGCATGAGTAA
- the rpmD gene encoding 50S ribosomal protein L30 yields the protein MSKLKITLKKGFIGQRKKTRETVLSLGLKKPHHFTVKEDTPAVRGMIKKVDFMLSVEEMDEIK from the coding sequence ATGAGTAAACTTAAAATAACGCTTAAAAAAGGTTTTATTGGGCAGAGAAAAAAAACAAGAGAGACAGTTTTGTCTTTGGGTTTGAAAAAGCCCCATCATTTTACAGTTAAAGAAGATACACCAGCGGTGAGAGGTATGATTAAGAAGGTGGATTTTATGCTTTCAGTGGAGGAAATGGATGAAATTAAGTGA
- the rpsD gene encoding 30S ribosomal protein S4 → MKKQDECKLCRRLGAKLYLKGDRCLTGKCAFERRPYPPGKERFQRRKMSDYATHLMEKQKARAIYAVGERQFRRYFFKAKREKGRTGENLIRILESRLDNMLYRVGFATSRGQARQMISHRFVRVNGRMVNIPSYLLRKADVVALIDEAKKNDFIKARIEEAVKRGIPSWLQVDADKFTFTVLNIPSTEEVNPPFNEDAVVELYSK, encoded by the coding sequence ATGAAGAAGCAAGATGAGTGTAAATTGTGCCGACGGTTGGGAGCAAAGCTGTATTTAAAAGGGGACAGGTGTCTAACTGGAAAATGTGCTTTTGAAAGGAGACCTTATCCTCCCGGTAAAGAAAGATTTCAGAGAAGGAAGATGAGTGATTATGCAACCCATCTTATGGAAAAGCAAAAAGCACGGGCGATTTATGCTGTGGGAGAGAGACAGTTTAGGAGATATTTCTTTAAGGCGAAGAGAGAAAAAGGCAGAACAGGAGAAAACCTTATTCGCATCCTAGAAAGTCGTTTGGATAATATGCTTTACAGGGTGGGATTTGCTACCTCCAGGGGACAGGCAAGGCAGATGATTTCGCATCGTTTTGTAAGGGTGAATGGACGGATGGTAAACATCCCTTCTTATCTTTTGAGAAAAGCTGATGTTGTTGCATTGATAGATGAGGCAAAAAAGAATGATTTTATAAAAGCAAGGATAGAAGAAGCTGTAAAAAGAGGCATTCCTTCGTGGCTTCAGGTTGATGCTGATAAGTTTACCTTTACTGTGTTGAATATACCTTCGACAGAAGAAGTTAATCCTCCGTTTAATGAGGATGCAGTAGTAGAGTTGTATTCTAAGTAA
- the rpsK gene encoding 30S ribosomal protein S11 — MVNKRKKVKKRIRKVAVVRGIAHIQTTFNNALISITDKMGNSLFWASAGTAGFKGAKKGTPFAAQVTAESVAKKALSAGLKEVDVMIKGPGGGRETAIRALQAAGLEVKSIKDVTPIPHNGCRPPKKRRV; from the coding sequence ATGGTAAATAAGAGAAAAAAGGTTAAGAAAAGAATAAGAAAAGTAGCAGTGGTAAGAGGGATAGCGCATATACAAACGACATTTAATAATGCGTTGATCAGCATTACGGACAAAATGGGCAATAGTCTTTTCTGGGCCAGCGCGGGAACAGCTGGTTTTAAAGGGGCAAAAAAGGGAACACCGTTTGCTGCCCAGGTTACTGCCGAGTCTGTAGCCAAAAAGGCTTTAAGTGCCGGATTAAAGGAAGTAGATGTGATGATCAAAGGTCCTGGAGGAGGTAGAGAAACAGCAATAAGGGCTCTACAGGCGGCAGGATTAGAAGTAAAATCCATCAAAGATGTGACACCTATACCTCATAATGGCTGTAGACCACCCAAGAAGAGGAGGGTGTAG
- the rplO gene encoding 50S ribosomal protein L15 produces MKLSELVKTVKNSKRLGKGRASGWGKTSGRGTKGQKARSGGAKGPYFEGGQTPLIRRVPKRGFRNIFRKEVVVVNVGTLDENFSEGEEVSIQSLREKKIVRRKLPVKILGKGEVTKCLTVRVDKFSKTAREKIAKAGGITEEIG; encoded by the coding sequence ATGAAATTAAGTGAGTTGGTGAAAACTGTTAAAAACAGCAAAAGATTAGGAAAGGGTAGAGCGAGCGGATGGGGTAAAACATCGGGTAGAGGAACGAAGGGACAAAAAGCGAGGAGTGGAGGAGCAAAAGGTCCGTATTTTGAAGGAGGGCAGACACCTTTAATAAGAAGAGTGCCCAAAAGAGGGTTTAGAAATATATTTAGAAAAGAAGTTGTCGTTGTAAATGTGGGGACATTGGATGAGAATTTTTCTGAAGGGGAAGAGGTTTCTATACAGAGTTTAAGAGAAAAGAAGATTGTCAGGCGAAAATTGCCTGTGAAAATATTAGGAAAAGGTGAGGTAACGAAGTGTCTTACAGTGAGGGTAGATAAGTTTTCTAAGACAGCAAGGGAAAAAATAGCGAAGGCAGGGGGAATAACAGAGGAAATAGGATGA
- the ispG gene encoding flavodoxin-dependent (E)-4-hydroxy-3-methylbut-2-enyl-diphosphate synthase yields the protein MKRRKTRKIKIENAYIGGDAPISVQSMTKTDTRNIKQTLGQINELHEAGCEIVRCAIMDDEAVAAIKEIKKKSPVPIIADIHFQHHLAIASINAGVDGVRINPGNIGSWGKVREIIRAARDKNIPIRIGVNSGSLEKSLLDKYGWPTADAIVESAYNWVRKFEDEGFTLMKVSIKSSDVKTTIITNEKISKLIDYPIHIGLTEAGPLQEGITKSGVALGTLLREGIGDTIRVSLSEHPVKEVDAAYEILSSLHLRKKHGIDIVSCPTCGRIQINLIPLVATLKERLSHIKKPIKIAVMGCMVNAIGESKEADLAICGGKKFGLIAVKGKIKEKVPEPQLIEKFVKEVENYAKNISNEKN from the coding sequence ATAAAGAGAAGAAAGACAAGGAAAATAAAGATAGAAAATGCATACATAGGAGGAGATGCACCCATTTCTGTCCAGTCCATGACTAAAACGGACACCAGAAATATCAAACAAACTCTCGGTCAAATAAACGAATTACATGAGGCAGGTTGTGAAATCGTAAGGTGTGCAATAATGGATGATGAAGCGGTAGCTGCCATAAAAGAAATAAAAAAGAAAAGTCCTGTACCTATAATTGCCGACATCCACTTCCAACATCATTTGGCAATCGCCTCTATAAATGCAGGGGTAGATGGAGTAAGAATAAATCCCGGAAATATCGGCTCCTGGGGAAAAGTAAGGGAAATAATAAGAGCAGCAAGGGACAAAAATATTCCTATTAGAATAGGCGTAAACTCAGGTTCTCTGGAAAAAAGTCTATTAGATAAATATGGATGGCCAACAGCTGATGCAATAGTAGAAAGCGCATATAACTGGGTAAGGAAATTTGAAGACGAAGGGTTCACATTAATGAAGGTATCTATAAAATCATCCGATGTAAAAACAACCATCATTACCAATGAAAAGATATCAAAACTTATAGATTACCCCATACACATTGGGCTTACGGAAGCAGGCCCTCTGCAAGAAGGGATAACAAAATCCGGTGTTGCTTTAGGTACTCTTTTAAGAGAAGGTATTGGAGATACAATCAGGGTATCCCTCTCAGAACATCCCGTAAAAGAAGTAGATGCAGCCTATGAAATCTTATCCTCCCTCCACTTAAGAAAAAAACATGGTATAGATATTGTCTCCTGCCCTACTTGCGGGCGCATACAGATAAATCTCATACCTCTTGTAGCTACGCTAAAGGAGAGATTATCTCATATTAAAAAACCCATTAAAATAGCTGTTATGGGTTGTATGGTCAATGCAATAGGCGAATCAAAAGAAGCAGATTTAGCAATCTGTGGTGGAAAAAAATTCGGATTAATCGCCGTTAAGGGAAAAATAAAAGAAAAAGTACCAGAACCGCAACTAATAGAAAAATTTGTCAAAGAAGTAGAAAATTACGCAAAGAATATCTCTAATGAAAAGAATTAA